Genomic window (Lynx canadensis isolate LIC74 chromosome D3, mLynCan4.pri.v2, whole genome shotgun sequence):
ACCCTTTCAGTTGGAGAAATCTATTACTTTTACATGAAAGGGAAATGATAGATTGAACCCTccatttttgaactttatgttatttttcagaCATGAAGtgattttccccttttttttctatGAACGTGTTTTTCAAAACTCCTTCAACAGTCTATCCTGATAGGTCTTCTTTCCCCTCACAGTCATCTTAAGGTCACTGGAACCTGCTTTACTCTTTACAATAGAGGGTGGCTTAAGCCTGTCTTTACTGCCCCTAATTAAATGCGAAAGTGTTACTTATTAACTGTAGGATACAGTGAATTCCTTAGATTCTTTAGCTACAATAAAGCTTTATTATAGAAAATGGCCATTTTTAGGGACACTCTCCTACCATCTCTTCTGTCTTCCGAGTGTTAATGGTTCATGTGAGCCCTCACCGTCATTGACATGCTGCATACTTATGCTGTGTTTGGGAAGATATGTCATCAGTAAGGTACAATGTGGATTTTTAATAATTCTAGGTTACTTCATGGAATGAGCACCTAATAGCACAAGAAAGGATCAAAGCTGTATCGAAAAACAAATCATGTGGTCTTCAGAAATGAGGAGAAATGCAGCCATCTGAAATGGTCATGAACCCCAAACAAGTCTTCCTCTCGGTGCTGATATTTGGGGTAGCGGGGCTACTCCTGTTCATGTATTTGCAAGTCTGGATTGAAGAGCAACATACAGGTAACACATCAACCCTTTTCCCCTATTTTGATTATAATGGCCATTTTCAATTAAATAAGCTGTGATGTCTACAGAACTATATAGAAGGTCACCTTATTTCCAGCAACAGCAAAAATTAGACACAAATTAAAATCCCCGGCTcctaaaagaaaggataattatgCAATTCTGGTGGGCATTTGCTCCGGGGCTTGGGATAACACTTGGAGTTTTTGTTACCTCAGTAGGGAGCAGCGTGGCCTTTTAGCCCAGTAAGGACTGCTTGTGAAAAATTTGCCTGCTCAAatgtgcaggggtgcctgggtagctcagtcggttaagcatctgactcttgattttggctcaggtcatgatctcactggttcgtgggttcaagccctgtgtcaggctctgcactgacggtatggagcctgcttgggattctctgtctccctctctctctgcccctcccccgtttgctctctctgtctctctttcaaaataaataaacttaataaaaaaatttttaagtgcgTAGCATGGGTCCTACCTTTGATGTGTCCGCTAAGCATTGGGCACAAACGCAATGAGCTAAATATACAGCTAAATAACTCTTCTAaaattccttcttattttttgtgTCAATACTCAAAATGGCACataaatttttaatatctttactaTAAGGCGGGAGTTTACAAACCCTCTCTGTAAAAGAttgcatagaaaatattttaggctttgtagaccctgccatttctttcaaaattactCAACCATGCCAGTATGTCACATGAGCAACCCTACGTTACATGAACACAAATGGACcaggctgtgttccaataaaactttatttacaaaaacagggaTTGGGCTGGATTTGGTCCACAAGTAgtagtttgccaatccctgccAAACTGGTACTTTCATCATCCGGTTTGCCATTGCCACACATTGGGAACACCTCAATCACTGTTAAAATGGATTATGTTTATGATGATTGACTTAGAacattatagaaatatatacatatatatattataaaattcagTTGTCTTCCGTAAGTATAAGTAGACTATGGCTTATGATTGTtatggaaaataaagtaaaagcagAACAATTTCTTAATTGTGTCTAATTGTggcctattttttaaatcattctagATATAAAGCCCTTAAGAATCTACTCTGAAAGAGAATTCAATACTGAGTCACAaacatgatattttttaaagttgtttccatttctaaatCCCCTTCCTTGGATTATTGTCTTATACATTTTGGATTAATTTATATAGTAACTCTTGTGAAAAGAATTTGCATGTAATTATTTTCTAGAGAATATGTAACATTGTcaaaacttattctttttttttttttttttttaatgcttatttatttttgaatgagagacagagcatgaacaggggaggggcagagagagaaggagatacagaatccgaagcaggctccaggctgtgagctgtcaacacagagcccaatgctgagcTCGAAcatatgaactgtgagatcataacctgagtcaaagttggatgcttaactgactaagccgcccaggtgcccctgtcaaaACTTATTCTTAATTTCCATTATAAGTTACATGAACTGTAATATTTTCTAAGCTTTTGATATTACTATAATAATTTATCATAACTTATAATATTTCATGAAACCATCTTGATAAAATATAGAGGCTATTTTCTCCTGCAGTATAGATTTTCTAAGCCCTTGGtaggtgtttgttgaatgaatgataaaaagatgaataaatacactgaaaactcATTGCAGACTACACACTAGAACACAGCAAAGGAGTAAGAGTCAGAgatcttatttttcatatttttatgatctAATTTCATAGTCTCATAACAAATTTCATGAGGAAAGTATTGCAACAAGGCTCCAATCCatataagaaaatgtattcatatatataaaccacgGGAGAAATGTTATAGTTAGAAACTACGTGATTTCTGAAGAAACCAGTCATATAATAATACCTTACAAATATACTGAAGTTTACAAAATGGGCCATAGGCATCAATAGCCACCATTTACTGAAAGCTTATTAAGTGCCAAGTGATTACATGTATCTTCTCTAATCCTAATGGAATCTTCTTAGGTGTGATATTGAAagtttataggtgaggaaactgaggctcgggtaGATAAGGAACTTATCCCAGACCTCACATGTGCACATCTAGGCATAGAGGCATTTGTGCCTCTCCAAAGTCTATGCCCTTCCCCAACACATTGCATCTGTGTGGGGTGGTGGAAACGTGAGTATTGTTACCCCCTAGTGTACAGACAGGGTAACTGAGACCCAGAAACTAAGTGGCTTGCCCAAAGGTGCAAAGGCTAAGAGTTTCCAAAGTAAGACCCATGTCCAGACTTTCCTGCTTTATGTTCCCTAAAAGAACCTCATAACCAAAAAGGTGGATAAGATAaacatgtaataaataatatCCTATCAGTCCAgttgtttttaaatccatgacTTGTAAACCAAGCTATTCACAAGGTCGATTCTTAGTTGAATTTATAATTTCTCCAAGCTGGGAAATTATTTTGCCTAGTTAAGATGGGCTTatactataataaataataataaataacatttattctcttaaatgTTATTTGTAATTTGCTAGTACTTTCCCTGATTCTCTATATGTCTTAAATGCATTGTGTAATATTTCACAATCTACTCAGGACAGTGAGTATAAATGCTCGAACCAGGATTTTTTAGATAACTATCTTACTgaagaaaagttttcttcttcttcaataagAAACAACTTCCATCTGGAGTTTTGCCTTTAACCAGGCTAGTGCCCTGGGTGGTAATTCTGTAGTTTTCCAGATAGACCGGTATCTGTGtattttatacatgttttaaataacaTCAGGAGCATCAGGCATTTTTAGAAGCAGTTTCttcttaaatcagaaaaatatctgAACGTGTGCTTTGATGTCaagttaaaaatgagaattttgtgTTTTGGACATTTTAGAGCTGTCACTCAAAGGACTGTGGAAGATGAGTTTATTTTGGTTGCTGAAACCTTCTATAGGTAGAGCAGATTTTAAAACTCTGAATGGTTTTGATCTTGTATCCATTTCAGTTGTGTATGAAAACTCTTGGGTTTTTTTCATGCTTCTTATTTGagtcctttaaaatataataagatatGGGATATTTTCTAAGCTTTCCTAGGTTTCCTGGGttcttctgttaaaataaaatgctttaaaattacaaaaaatcttaaatatgcTCTGATATGCTAGTAAAGGTTATGAATAGACAAAATTTCTTTGGAAGTGAAGAGGAAAATGTGTGACAAAGAAAGTGAATCTATCCAATTATACAACAGAGAGTTCTGTAATAACACCCATTTTTCAATAGCACACCAATTAAGTTATGCATTTCTTTATGCTAATATGGATGTGctattatgaattttattttataatttcttccctGGTTGTTAAGAGTACAAATTTCATATTTAGAAGAATATTGAAAATCTCAGATCtacttgttagctgtgtgaccctgggcaaataaCTCTATGACAcaatctcctcatctgtgaaatggggataataatattttCCGTGTAGGGCGGCAGGGAGGATTAAAGGAGACTTAGTATGGTGCCTGGCAAGTAGTAGTGAACGATGAATGTGAACTGTTGTTATTATTCTGGAAATGATACAGAGCACCTGCAGACCAGCTTTTTCAGAGTTATCACGATTAAGACTCAGCCGCAATTCAGTAAAACAATCTTAAGCTTGTGCCTTGcctgattaagaaaaaaaaaaaaaaaagctcaattcCAACTCCAGTTAAAATAGTTAGGAGAGTCTCACTGGCACAAAGCCGGCATGTTTCACAGCAGAGGAATTGGAAGGATGATCAGGTTGAATGCAGAGAGGAGAGTCAGTGTCCAGGAGGATCTCTGGTCTACGCAGGGTGCCTCCAAGGTCAGGGTATCCATTCATGCAATAGCGTTTTTGTAAGATTTAACAATTGACCATGCCAAACTGGTGAATACTGAGATATAGTAGGGAACCAGCTATAATCCCTGTTCTCAAGGAGACTATAGTGTCACAGACTGTAAGGTAGAAAATGGTCTTGAGTTCAGGCCAAGGTGCTGGTACACAAGGACAGTCCATTGTGACAGAAGAGAGACAGGCCCTCCATTATGAGGCACAATAATGAGTTGGGACCAGAAGAAAGAGCCCAATCAATTGTCAGTGATGGAATTGCTGATCTGATGGaagtgatggggggtgggggggtgggataGGATTAGCAGGCATAGAGGACCAGAGCAGAGCAGAATGCAGAATGGATATATCTACAGAAAAGATGTGTTGATGAGGGCCAGTTCAGGATAAATCACAAGAATGGATCATTTTTTCCCCAGCTACTGCTGAAATTTACAATTTGATGCCCTCCTCCTCTAGGTACAATGTTAGTGCTAAATAGAACAAATACCAAAAGGTGTGGTAcgtaattgttttatatgtatgtgCAATAAGACCTAGTTAGGACCCCGTCATATCAGAGTCAGAATCTCAGCTTTAGAAAAGAATTTATTGTTTAAACACTATAAATTGGTTACATCACTctcctgtttaaaatattttagttatatcTCATTCTTTTCCACAAAGTCTTCTCCCTGGGACCCACAAAGCTGTGTGCGGTGTAACCTCTGTCTGCCTCCACTGgctcaccctcccttccctcaaggCACTTCTGGGCTCCACCAGGAAGTCATCTTCCAGAAAACCAAACCCCTTGCTGACTCAGCGCTCTCACCACGAAAGAAGCTGGGATGCTCTTCTCCAGCTCTCACCCGTCCTGGCTTAGTTCACATGTCACCTGCTTCATCGAAGCAGCCAATCAGCCAAACAGCCCCAGAGCTAATCAGTCAGACCCCCATCTTCTTCATTTCC
Coding sequences:
- the LOC115528608 gene encoding carbohydrate sulfotransferase 9-like, whose amino-acid sequence is MQPSEMVMNPKQVFLSVLIFGVAGLLLFMYLQVWIEEQHTVEEQPFSSQFTRDGWCSYQPIVLRVPQEDSKSVPCP